From Streptomyces sp. NBC_00683, one genomic window encodes:
- a CDS encoding coagulation factor 5/8 type domain-containing protein, protein MHVPPTSPTGRTAPHRRRRFRALGFAALAVSLLMAVPATQTAFGEEIQEIPGGGDLGPNVLVFDPSTPNIQGKVDEIFKKQESAQFGTDRYALMFKPGTYSNINAQIGFYTSIAGLGLNPDDTTFNGDVTVDAGWFNGNATQNFWRSAENLALNPVSGTNRWAVSQAAPFRRMHVKGGLNLAPDGYGWASGGYIADSKIDGQVGPYSQQQWYTRDSSIGSWGNGVWNMTFSGVEGAPAQSFPEPPYTTLETTPVSREKPFLYLDGADYKVFVPAKRTNARGTTWGNGTPQGESIPLSQFYVVKPGATAETINAAVEQGLHLLFTPGVYHVDRTININRADTVALGLGLATIIPDNGVTAIKVGDVDGVKLAGLLIDAGPVNSETLVEVGPEGASADHSANPTSLQDVFVRVGGAGAGKATTGMVVNSDDTIIDHTWLWRADHGDGVGWETNRSDYGLRVNGDDVLATGLFVEHFNKYDVQWYGENGKTIFFQNEKAYDAPNQAAIQNGDTKGYAAYKVADSVTTHEGWGMGSYCYYNVDPTIQQHHGFQAPVKPGVKFHDLLVVSLGGKGQYEHVINDTGSPTSGDTTVPSQVVSFP, encoded by the coding sequence ATGCACGTTCCCCCCACGAGCCCCACCGGCCGGACCGCCCCCCACAGGCGCCGCCGCTTCCGGGCCCTCGGCTTCGCGGCGCTCGCCGTGTCGCTCCTCATGGCGGTCCCCGCCACCCAGACGGCCTTCGGCGAGGAAATCCAGGAGATACCCGGCGGCGGCGACCTCGGCCCCAACGTCCTGGTCTTCGACCCCTCGACCCCGAACATCCAGGGCAAGGTCGACGAGATCTTCAAGAAGCAGGAGTCGGCGCAGTTCGGCACCGACCGCTATGCGCTGATGTTCAAGCCGGGCACGTACAGCAACATCAACGCCCAGATCGGCTTCTACACCTCCATCGCCGGCCTCGGCCTCAACCCCGACGACACCACCTTCAACGGTGATGTGACCGTCGACGCCGGCTGGTTCAACGGCAACGCCACCCAGAACTTCTGGCGTTCGGCCGAGAACCTGGCCCTCAACCCGGTCAGCGGCACCAACCGCTGGGCCGTCTCCCAGGCCGCCCCCTTCCGCCGCATGCACGTCAAGGGCGGCCTCAACCTCGCGCCCGACGGATACGGCTGGGCCAGCGGCGGCTACATCGCCGACAGCAAGATCGACGGCCAGGTCGGCCCCTACTCGCAGCAGCAGTGGTACACCCGCGACAGCTCCATCGGCAGCTGGGGCAACGGCGTCTGGAACATGACGTTCTCCGGAGTCGAGGGCGCACCCGCGCAGAGCTTCCCCGAACCCCCGTACACCACGCTCGAGACCACCCCCGTCTCCCGCGAGAAGCCGTTCCTCTACCTGGACGGCGCCGACTACAAGGTCTTCGTCCCCGCCAAGCGCACCAACGCGCGCGGCACCACGTGGGGCAACGGCACCCCTCAGGGCGAGTCGATCCCGCTGAGCCAGTTCTACGTGGTCAAGCCCGGAGCGACCGCCGAGACCATCAACGCGGCCGTGGAGCAGGGGCTGCACCTGCTGTTCACGCCGGGTGTCTACCACGTCGACCGGACGATCAACATCAACCGGGCGGACACCGTGGCCCTCGGCCTGGGGCTCGCCACGATCATCCCGGACAACGGGGTGACCGCGATCAAGGTCGGTGACGTCGACGGCGTGAAGCTGGCCGGTCTGCTGATCGACGCGGGTCCGGTCAACTCCGAGACGCTCGTCGAGGTCGGCCCCGAGGGCGCCTCCGCCGACCACTCGGCCAACCCGACGTCGCTCCAGGACGTGTTCGTCCGCGTCGGCGGAGCGGGCGCCGGCAAGGCGACCACCGGCATGGTCGTCAACAGCGACGACACGATCATCGACCACACCTGGCTCTGGCGCGCCGACCACGGCGACGGGGTCGGCTGGGAGACCAACCGGTCCGACTACGGTCTGCGGGTGAACGGCGACGACGTGCTGGCCACCGGGCTGTTCGTCGAGCACTTCAACAAGTACGACGTGCAGTGGTACGGCGAGAACGGCAAGACGATCTTCTTCCAGAACGAGAAGGCGTACGACGCCCCCAACCAGGCCGCCATCCAGAACGGCGACACCAAGGGGTACGCCGCCTACAAGGTGGCCGACTCGGTGACCACCCATGAGGGCTGGGGCATGGGCAGTTACTGCTACTACAACGTCGACCCGACCATTCAGCAGCACCACGGGTTCCAGGCACCGGTGAAGCCCGGTGTGAAGTTCCACGACCTGCTCGTGGTGTCCCTGGGCGGCAAGGGGCAGTACGAACACGTCATCAACGACACCGGATCCCCCACCTCCGGTGACACCACCGTCCCGTCACAGGTGGTCTCCTTCCCGTAG
- a CDS encoding sensor histidine kinase: protein MSDDETYAVTAGPPQGRHQFVIKLMWIGIWLAFMSAPVKDLLDGDRTGWARALGTLGLVVFVGVYLVLVFRQTSKGMGRQRVLSTIAFLGALAVLLALTFGAPWLVLFVYVCVSAGATLPLRYSRLLIPLVCAVMVGTGLTLHDARETVTALVFPALLGGFAMTGVRQLIRTTIQLREARATVALLAANEERLRLARDLHDLLGHSLSLITLKSELAGRLLPGHPDRAAEQVADIERVSRQALVDVRSAVTGYRRPTLPGELAGARTALAAAGITADIRADAPEGVPEVPEEVLAWGMREAVTNVVRHSGARRCTITLTRRQTLEGPLLELVVADDGRGAPGPKAGNGLTGIAERLAAVEGTLVTGPADGGPAPGKGFALTLRVPVGSGLGSTK from the coding sequence GTGAGTGACGACGAGACGTACGCGGTGACGGCGGGCCCGCCGCAGGGCAGGCACCAGTTCGTCATCAAGCTCATGTGGATCGGCATCTGGCTCGCGTTCATGAGTGCACCGGTGAAGGACCTCCTCGACGGAGACCGCACGGGGTGGGCACGCGCGTTGGGCACCCTGGGGCTCGTGGTGTTCGTCGGGGTCTATCTCGTGCTGGTCTTCCGCCAGACGTCGAAGGGCATGGGGCGGCAGCGCGTCCTGTCCACGATCGCCTTCCTCGGCGCCCTCGCCGTACTCCTCGCGCTGACGTTCGGGGCCCCGTGGCTCGTCCTGTTCGTATACGTCTGCGTCTCGGCGGGCGCCACGCTGCCTCTCCGGTACTCGCGCCTGCTGATCCCCCTGGTCTGCGCCGTGATGGTGGGGACCGGGCTCACCCTGCACGATGCCCGTGAGACCGTCACCGCGCTCGTCTTCCCCGCGCTTCTCGGCGGATTCGCCATGACCGGCGTACGGCAGCTGATCCGTACGACCATCCAGCTGCGCGAGGCACGCGCCACCGTCGCCCTGCTCGCCGCCAACGAGGAACGCCTGCGGCTCGCCCGCGATCTGCACGACCTGCTCGGGCACTCGCTCTCCCTGATCACGCTCAAGAGCGAACTGGCGGGCCGGCTGCTGCCCGGGCACCCCGACCGGGCGGCCGAGCAGGTCGCCGACATCGAACGGGTCAGCAGGCAGGCCCTCGTGGACGTGCGCAGCGCGGTCACCGGCTACCGGCGGCCGACCCTTCCCGGCGAACTGGCCGGGGCCCGTACCGCACTTGCCGCAGCGGGCATCACCGCCGACATACGGGCCGATGCCCCCGAGGGCGTGCCGGAGGTGCCGGAGGAGGTGCTCGCCTGGGGCATGCGGGAAGCGGTGACGAACGTCGTGCGCCACAGCGGTGCCCGGCGCTGCACGATCACCCTCACCCGGCGCCAGACCCTCGAAGGGCCCCTGCTCGAACTCGTCGTCGCCGACGACGGACGTGGCGCCCCGGGCCCGAAGGCGGGCAACGGGCTCACCGGCATCGCCGAGCGCCTGGCCGCGGTCGAGGGGACGCTCGTCACGGGACCGGCCGACGGCGGACCCGCCCCGGGCAAGGGCTTCGCACTGACCCTGCGCGTCCCTGTCGGTTCCGGCCTAGGATCCACAAAATGA
- a CDS encoding sugar O-acetyltransferase — translation MLAGEPYIADDPELAADALRAALLSERFNSASAADPEARRAALAELLGELGEGVEVRAPLRVDYGYGISIGARTFVNFGAVFLDVARISIGADVQIGPNVQLLTPTHPVEPEARRAKWEAAQPITIGDNVWLGGGVIVCPGVTIGENTVVGAGAVVTKDLPADVVAVGNPARVIREIRTVQDTDAG, via the coding sequence ATGCTCGCCGGCGAGCCGTACATCGCCGACGACCCCGAGCTCGCCGCCGACGCACTGCGCGCGGCCCTGCTGAGCGAGCGGTTCAACTCCGCTTCGGCCGCCGACCCCGAGGCCCGGCGGGCGGCCCTCGCCGAGCTGCTCGGCGAGCTGGGCGAGGGCGTGGAGGTCCGGGCCCCGCTCCGGGTGGACTACGGCTACGGGATCTCGATCGGCGCCCGCACGTTCGTCAACTTCGGTGCCGTGTTCCTCGACGTCGCCCGCATCAGCATCGGCGCCGACGTCCAGATCGGCCCGAACGTCCAGCTCCTCACTCCCACCCACCCGGTGGAACCGGAGGCCCGCCGGGCCAAGTGGGAGGCCGCGCAGCCCATTACGATCGGCGACAACGTCTGGCTGGGCGGCGGAGTGATCGTCTGCCCCGGGGTGACCATCGGTGAGAACACGGTGGTCGGCGCGGGCGCGGTGGTCACCAAGGACCTGCCCGCCGATGTCGTGGCGGTGGGCAATCCGGCCCGCGTGATCCGCGAGATCCGGACCGTCCAGGACACGGACGCCGGATGA
- the fdxA gene encoding ferredoxin: MTYVIAQPCVDVKDKACIEECPVDCIYEGSRSLYIHPDECVDCGACEPVCPVEAIFYEDDTPEEWKDYYKANVEFFDDLGSPGGASKLGLIERDHAFIAALPPQNQ; this comes from the coding sequence GTGACCTACGTCATCGCGCAGCCTTGTGTCGACGTAAAGGACAAGGCCTGCATCGAAGAGTGCCCCGTCGACTGCATCTACGAGGGCTCACGGTCCTTGTACATCCACCCGGACGAATGCGTCGACTGCGGAGCCTGTGAGCCGGTCTGCCCGGTGGAGGCCATCTTCTACGAGGACGACACCCCGGAGGAGTGGAAGGACTACTACAAGGCGAACGTCGAGTTCTTCGACGACCTCGGTTCGCCCGGTGGCGCCTCCAAGCTGGGCCTCATCGAGCGCGACCACGCCTTCATCGCCGCGCTGCCGCCGCAGAACCAGTAA
- a CDS encoding VOC family protein, which produces MSTRWNLTIDCARPAELARFWALALGYVEKPPPAGFASWEEWFAHHDIPEDEWGDGAYLSDPDGVGPALSFQKVPEPKAAKNRVHLDVQAGGGRETPWEVRWPRVVEARERLTAAGATVVAEYDMQGRPDHVMLADPEGNEFCLV; this is translated from the coding sequence ATGTCCACCAGGTGGAATCTGACGATCGACTGCGCACGTCCCGCGGAACTGGCGCGGTTCTGGGCGCTGGCGCTCGGATACGTGGAGAAGCCCCCGCCCGCAGGGTTCGCGAGCTGGGAGGAATGGTTCGCCCACCACGACATCCCGGAGGACGAGTGGGGCGACGGCGCCTATCTGTCCGACCCGGACGGTGTGGGCCCCGCCCTGTCGTTCCAGAAGGTCCCGGAGCCCAAAGCGGCGAAGAACCGGGTGCACTTGGACGTGCAGGCCGGCGGTGGCCGCGAGACGCCCTGGGAGGTGCGGTGGCCGCGGGTCGTGGAGGCCCGGGAGCGGTTGACGGCCGCCGGCGCCACGGTGGTCGCGGAGTACGACATGCAGGGCAGGCCCGACCATGTGATGTTGGCGGACCCGGAGGGCAACGAGTTCTGCCTGGTCTGA
- a CDS encoding transglutaminase-like domain-containing protein produces the protein MSAQDSGAAERRRQFADEARAERPDLALLCLLVGAEAGPPTAADSRPSADPYGIDAAQIELDRLAGLLPYGARGAVAWASALGELLGEQCGFAGSSADYQRLESSLLQQVLLRRRGLPILLSVVWTEVARRAGAPVYGVALPGHFVVGFGDPAERVLADPFAGGAPLSGEDAELMVAGATGAPLEASMLAPAGPLETVLRILNNIRAWAAARPERTDVALWALELSLLLPSHPARLRYERAQLLVQRGEFLRGAAEMEEYAKVVDAIEPTAAQAIRERARAARALLN, from the coding sequence ATGAGCGCTCAGGATTCCGGTGCGGCCGAACGCCGGCGGCAGTTCGCCGACGAGGCCCGCGCGGAGCGGCCGGACCTCGCGCTGCTCTGCCTGCTGGTGGGCGCGGAGGCGGGGCCCCCGACGGCGGCCGACTCCCGGCCCTCCGCCGATCCGTACGGCATCGACGCGGCGCAGATCGAGCTGGACCGGCTGGCGGGGCTCCTTCCGTACGGTGCGCGAGGCGCGGTCGCGTGGGCGTCCGCGCTCGGGGAACTGCTCGGCGAGCAGTGCGGTTTCGCCGGCTCGTCCGCCGACTACCAGCGGCTGGAGTCTTCACTGCTCCAACAGGTGCTGCTGCGCCGCCGGGGCCTGCCGATCCTGCTCTCCGTGGTCTGGACCGAGGTCGCGCGGAGGGCGGGCGCACCCGTGTACGGGGTGGCCCTGCCGGGGCACTTCGTGGTCGGGTTCGGCGATCCGGCGGAACGGGTACTGGCCGACCCGTTCGCCGGCGGAGCGCCGTTGAGCGGCGAGGACGCCGAGCTGATGGTGGCGGGGGCGACCGGCGCACCGCTCGAGGCCTCGATGCTGGCTCCCGCGGGACCGCTGGAGACCGTGCTGCGGATCCTGAACAACATCAGGGCCTGGGCCGCGGCCCGCCCCGAGCGCACGGACGTGGCGCTGTGGGCGCTCGAACTGTCCCTGCTGCTGCCCTCGCACCCGGCCAGGCTCCGCTACGAGCGGGCTCAGCTGCTCGTACAGCGCGGGGAGTTCCTGCGCGGGGCGGCGGAGATGGAGGAGTACGCAAAGGTCGTCGACGCGATCGAGCCGACTGCGGCACAGGCGATCCGTGAACGCGCCCGGGCCGCCCGGGCGCTGCTGAACTAG
- a CDS encoding GNAT family N-acetyltransferase, whose amino-acid sequence MEFTISGRLEVRMTAADVGKRVSVRQLISAPGEAPKFTDTVGVLTSWDNGVLSITPRSGESVHMAESSLVAGKVVPAAPARRRGPAASFDELARVAARAWQPVESAPLGDWQLRAAGGFTRRANSVLPLGDPGLPLDAALEHILRWYGERGLPAYIQTATGAQGTQEQLCAALEEHGWRREVSAEVRIGALAPVGDLDADVSAVRLARGTDDAWLSRYQRFAAPGHAPGAEVLKVLGSGPSVWFATVPGEGADGVPAAIGRCVVDGRWAGFMAVEVGPEYRRRGLATAVMTALARKALDEGASASWLQVEADNDGARALYDGMGFATHHRYHHFRSA is encoded by the coding sequence ATGGAATTCACCATCAGCGGACGGCTTGAGGTTCGCATGACAGCTGCTGACGTGGGCAAACGCGTGTCCGTCCGCCAACTGATCAGTGCCCCCGGTGAGGCCCCCAAGTTCACGGACACGGTCGGCGTTCTCACATCGTGGGACAACGGGGTGCTCTCCATCACGCCCCGGAGCGGCGAAAGTGTCCATATGGCGGAATCGTCGCTGGTGGCGGGCAAGGTGGTGCCCGCCGCTCCGGCCCGCCGTCGCGGCCCCGCCGCCTCGTTCGACGAACTCGCACGCGTCGCCGCGCGCGCCTGGCAGCCCGTGGAGAGCGCGCCGCTGGGCGACTGGCAGCTGCGCGCCGCCGGCGGATTCACCCGCCGCGCCAACTCCGTACTCCCGCTCGGCGATCCCGGACTGCCGCTCGACGCGGCGCTGGAGCACATCCTGCGGTGGTACGGGGAGCGCGGCCTGCCCGCGTACATCCAGACCGCCACCGGCGCCCAGGGCACGCAGGAGCAGCTCTGTGCGGCGCTGGAGGAGCACGGATGGCGGCGCGAGGTGTCGGCCGAAGTGCGGATCGGGGCGCTCGCTCCGGTCGGTGACCTGGATGCGGACGTCTCCGCGGTGCGGCTCGCCCGTGGGACGGACGATGCGTGGCTCTCCCGGTACCAGCGATTCGCCGCCCCGGGGCACGCCCCGGGCGCCGAGGTGCTAAAGGTGCTCGGCAGCGGCCCCTCGGTGTGGTTCGCCACCGTTCCGGGCGAGGGCGCCGACGGGGTGCCCGCCGCCATCGGACGCTGTGTCGTGGACGGCCGCTGGGCGGGGTTCATGGCCGTGGAGGTGGGCCCCGAGTACCGGCGCCGGGGTCTGGCCACGGCCGTGATGACCGCGCTGGCCCGCAAGGCGCTGGACGAGGGCGCGTCGGCCTCCTGGCTCCAGGTCGAGGCGGACAACGACGGTGCACGCGCGCTGTACGACGGCATGGGATTCGCCACCCACCATCGGTACCACCACTTCCGGTCCGCCTAG
- a CDS encoding response regulator transcription factor — translation MSMIRLLLAEDQSMVREALAALLGLEPDIEVVAQVARGDEVLDAAREHRVDVALLDIEMPGRTGIEAAAELHRELPGVKIVVVTTFGRPGYLRRAMEAGADAFLVKDAPASQLAAAVRKVLAGERVIDPALAAAALADGASPLTDRERDVLRAAADGSTNAEISGALHLSQGTVRNYLSTAIQKMAARNRAEAVRIAREKGWL, via the coding sequence ATGAGCATGATCAGACTTCTCCTCGCCGAGGACCAGTCCATGGTGCGCGAGGCTCTGGCGGCACTCCTGGGCCTGGAGCCGGACATCGAGGTGGTCGCCCAAGTGGCCCGCGGGGACGAGGTGCTGGACGCGGCGCGCGAACACCGCGTCGACGTCGCCCTCCTCGACATCGAGATGCCGGGCCGCACGGGTATCGAGGCGGCCGCCGAGCTTCACCGCGAGCTGCCCGGCGTCAAGATCGTCGTCGTCACCACCTTCGGACGCCCCGGCTATCTGCGCCGGGCCATGGAGGCGGGCGCGGACGCGTTCCTCGTCAAGGACGCCCCCGCGTCCCAGCTCGCCGCGGCCGTGCGCAAGGTGCTGGCGGGCGAGAGGGTGATCGATCCGGCTCTTGCGGCCGCCGCGCTCGCCGACGGTGCGAGCCCGCTGACCGACCGTGAGCGCGATGTGCTGCGGGCGGCGGCGGACGGCTCCACCAATGCGGAGATCTCGGGTGCGCTGCACCTCTCGCAGGGGACGGTACGCAACTATCTGTCCACGGCGATCCAGAAGATGGCGGCCCGCAACCGCGCGGAGGCCGTTCGGATCGCCCGCGAGAAGGGCTGGCTCTAG